A part of Prolixibacteraceae bacterium genomic DNA contains:
- a CDS encoding bifunctional folylpolyglutamate synthase/dihydrofolate synthase → MRDYQSTLEYLYDQLPFFQRQGASAYKHDLGVTLALDDIYNHPHANYRTIHVAGTNGKGSVSNMIASILQQAGYKVGLYTSPHLKDFRERIRVNGEMISEESVMDFVEHYKLISPDLTPSFFEMTVAMAFDYFDKQNVDVAVIEVGMGGRLDSTNVIIPDLSVITNIGLDHTQFLGDTLSKVAKEKAGIIKDGVPVVVGKRQRSCMEVFEEKATGVNAPLVFADQLFTLEDHRIEGDRRVVELRKGNGFVYPNLSVALQGRYQAENVVTVVAVYEKLISLGYKLTESDLYNGLRNIHENTGMMGRWQKLSDKPLVVCDTAHNVDGIVQVVQQMAESTYEKLHFVLGMVSDKDVRGVLKLLPQDATYYFCSPDILRALEADELKERASEFGLEGNVYDSVREALKSAWESAGENDMVFVGGSNFVVAEVV, encoded by the coding sequence ATGAGGGATTATCAATCGACATTGGAGTATTTGTATGATCAGCTTCCTTTTTTTCAAAGACAGGGAGCAAGTGCATATAAACATGATTTGGGAGTGACATTGGCTTTGGATGATATATATAACCATCCCCATGCAAACTATCGTACGATACATGTAGCTGGAACCAATGGAAAAGGGAGTGTCTCAAATATGATCGCTTCGATTTTACAGCAAGCAGGATATAAAGTAGGACTATATACTTCCCCTCATTTAAAAGATTTTAGAGAACGTATCCGTGTCAATGGAGAGATGATCTCGGAGGAGAGTGTGATGGATTTTGTGGAACACTATAAGTTGATTTCTCCTGATCTTACACCCTCTTTTTTTGAAATGACCGTAGCCATGGCATTTGACTATTTTGATAAACAGAATGTAGATGTTGCTGTCATTGAAGTTGGTATGGGTGGTCGATTAGATAGTACGAATGTAATTATACCAGATCTTTCAGTGATCACAAATATCGGATTAGATCATACCCAGTTTTTAGGTGACACCTTGTCGAAGGTTGCTAAAGAGAAGGCGGGAATCATTAAAGACGGGGTTCCTGTTGTTGTAGGTAAAAGACAGAGATCATGTATGGAGGTTTTTGAAGAGAAAGCCACCGGTGTGAATGCTCCACTCGTTTTTGCTGACCAATTGTTTACGCTCGAAGACCATCGTATTGAGGGTGATCGTCGTGTGGTTGAACTACGCAAGGGGAATGGTTTTGTCTATCCAAATTTATCCGTGGCGCTACAAGGACGTTATCAAGCAGAAAATGTGGTTACTGTTGTTGCCGTATATGAGAAATTGATTTCGCTAGGGTATAAGTTGACAGAATCAGACCTGTATAATGGACTCCGCAATATACATGAGAATACTGGTATGATGGGAAGATGGCAGAAATTGTCGGATAAGCCACTTGTGGTTTGTGATACTGCCCATAATGTAGATGGCATTGTTCAGGTGGTACAACAGATGGCGGAATCGACCTATGAAAAACTACACTTCGTTTTAGGAATGGTGAGTGATAAAGATGTTCGTGGGGTATTGAAACTGTTACCGCAGGATGCGACTTACTATTTCTGTTCTCCTGATATTCTTCGTGCATTGGAAGCGGATGAATTAAAAGAACGTGCGAGTGAATTTGGACTAGAGGGTAACGTGTATGATTCTGTTCGAGAAGCATTGAAAAGTGCATGGGAGTCTGCTGGTGAAAATGATATGGTCTTTGTCGGAGGAAGTAATTTTGTCGTGGCAGAGGTTGTCTAG
- a CDS encoding PhoH family protein: protein MASKKVFILDTNVILHDHRCIHNFADNDVVIPITVLEELDKFKKGNDPINFQARQFVRDLDEIVGDELFNSGVSLGEGKGKLKIELGKPFSKEMRESFSENIPDHKILAIALWIQKQNETQCEYCKVVLVSKDVNLRMKAKSLHLEAEDYKNDKVQKIDDLYYGIETIRDFNTAIINEIYERNEIPLEESGIETPTPNQYYILKSENTSVLVRYNAKNNTIQKVEKTMTYGIKPRNAEQTLALDALLNPDITLISITGKAGTGKTLLALAAALQQNHLYDQIMLARPIVALSNKDLGFLPGDAEEKIGPYMAPLFDNLSVIRRSFHINSQEHTKIDEMQKQERLIITALAFIRGRSLSNSFFIIDEAQNLTPHEVKTIITRAGEGTKMIFTGDIHQIDSPYLDQQSNGLAYLTSRMKGQEMFAHLDLVKGERSALAEMASNLL from the coding sequence ATGGCAAGCAAGAAGGTATTTATTCTCGACACAAATGTAATTCTTCACGACCACCGTTGTATCCACAACTTTGCAGATAATGACGTAGTCATTCCCATAACGGTCTTGGAAGAACTCGATAAGTTCAAAAAAGGAAACGATCCGATCAATTTCCAGGCGCGTCAATTTGTTAGGGATCTTGACGAAATAGTGGGTGACGAACTGTTTAATTCGGGAGTTTCTTTAGGCGAAGGTAAAGGAAAACTCAAAATCGAATTAGGTAAACCCTTTAGTAAAGAGATGAGAGAATCCTTTTCAGAAAATATTCCTGACCACAAGATCCTTGCCATAGCACTTTGGATACAGAAACAGAACGAAACACAATGTGAGTACTGTAAAGTAGTATTAGTATCGAAAGACGTAAACCTACGTATGAAGGCCAAATCCTTGCATCTTGAGGCGGAGGACTACAAAAACGATAAAGTACAAAAGATTGATGACCTTTACTACGGAATAGAGACGATTAGAGACTTCAATACCGCCATCATTAATGAGATATACGAACGAAATGAAATCCCTTTGGAGGAGAGTGGTATTGAAACGCCCACTCCTAATCAATACTATATACTGAAAAGTGAAAACACAAGTGTATTGGTTAGATACAATGCTAAAAACAATACCATACAGAAAGTAGAGAAAACAATGACCTATGGTATTAAACCTCGCAATGCAGAACAAACATTAGCACTGGATGCTCTACTAAACCCCGATATTACACTGATATCTATAACAGGAAAAGCAGGAACAGGTAAAACACTTCTTGCATTGGCTGCTGCACTTCAACAAAATCATCTTTACGATCAAATTATGTTGGCAAGACCTATTGTCGCACTAAGTAATAAAGACTTAGGGTTTCTTCCAGGAGATGCTGAAGAGAAAATAGGACCTTACATGGCTCCTCTCTTTGATAACTTATCAGTAATTCGTAGAAGCTTCCATATCAATAGTCAAGAACACACTAAGATAGACGAGATGCAGAAACAAGAGCGACTCATAATTACTGCTCTAGCATTCATTAGAGGGCGTAGTCTATCCAACTCCTTCTTCATCATTGACGAAGCACAAAACCTAACTCCACATGAGGTTAAAACAATTATTACGAGAGCTGGTGAAGGTACAAAGATGATATTTACTGGAGACATTCATCAAATCGACTCACCATATCTAGACCAACAATCCAATGGATTGGCATATCTAACTTCGAGGATGAAAGGACAAGAGATGTTTGCCCATCTTGACCTTGTAAAAGGAGAAAGAAGTGCGCTTGCAGAGATGGCAAGTAACTTACTATAA
- a CDS encoding MFS transporter, with product MNTVQKSLRDSAVARWSALLIVSITMFCGYFFTDVMSPLKPLLEKDLGWTSGDYGWFTSAYGWFNVFFGMLFIGGIILDKFGARIAGLLASGLMVVGASIKYWAVASEFPEGAMLLGHSKQVAFAALGFAIFGTGVEIMGITVSKILVRWFKGYEMALAMGLQVAVARIGTMLAMAAPLRIVDHFGTISSPLAFCLVLLIIGFLSYFIYIVMDKKLEASIEVEKDEASDEGFSFKDLGAIFANRGFWYIALLCVLFYSSVFPFLKYATDFFINKFAMTPEDAGDLPGLLPLGTLFLTPIFGGIYDKLGKGATMMIIGSVLLVFIHGLFAMEGLTSVPVAITLVVLLGVALSLVPSAMWPSVAKIIPEKQLGTAFSMIFWVQNWGLMGVPLLIGYVLEKYCISSEPGADVVTYNYNLPMTIFMCFGILAVVFAVLLKNADRKKGYGLELPNDKH from the coding sequence ATGAATACTGTACAGAAATCTTTGCGTGATAGCGCAGTCGCAAGATGGTCCGCTTTGCTGATTGTCTCTATAACCATGTTTTGTGGTTATTTTTTTACGGATGTCATGTCTCCATTAAAACCTTTATTAGAGAAGGATTTAGGATGGACTAGTGGTGACTACGGATGGTTTACCAGTGCATATGGTTGGTTCAATGTATTTTTCGGAATGCTATTTATTGGAGGTATTATTCTTGATAAATTTGGCGCTCGTATTGCTGGACTATTGGCATCAGGTTTAATGGTCGTTGGTGCATCGATTAAATATTGGGCTGTTGCATCTGAATTTCCAGAGGGTGCTATGTTGTTGGGACACTCAAAGCAGGTGGCTTTTGCTGCATTAGGATTTGCTATTTTTGGAACTGGTGTTGAGATTATGGGTATTACAGTATCCAAGATCTTGGTACGTTGGTTTAAAGGTTACGAGATGGCTCTCGCGATGGGATTACAGGTAGCTGTAGCACGTATTGGAACGATGTTAGCTATGGCAGCTCCACTACGTATTGTAGATCATTTTGGTACTATATCATCTCCATTGGCTTTCTGTTTGGTTCTATTGATTATCGGGTTTCTTTCATACTTTATCTATATTGTGATGGATAAGAAGTTGGAAGCTTCTATAGAGGTGGAAAAAGATGAAGCTTCGGATGAAGGGTTTTCATTCAAAGATTTGGGGGCAATATTTGCCAATAGAGGTTTCTGGTATATTGCACTTCTTTGTGTATTGTTCTACTCTTCAGTGTTCCCATTCTTAAAGTATGCGACAGATTTCTTTATCAATAAATTTGCAATGACACCTGAAGATGCTGGTGATTTACCAGGTTTATTACCGCTAGGTACTCTGTTCTTGACACCTATCTTTGGTGGTATTTATGACAAATTAGGTAAAGGAGCTACCATGATGATCATTGGTTCGGTTCTTTTAGTCTTTATTCATGGTCTATTTGCGATGGAAGGACTGACAAGTGTTCCTGTCGCGATCACTTTGGTTGTATTATTGGGTGTTGCCTTATCATTGGTGCCTTCAGCAATGTGGCCATCGGTAGCTAAGATTATTCCTGAGAAACAACTAGGAACAGCCTTCTCTATGATCTTCTGGGTACAGAATTGGGGATTGATGGGTGTGCCTCTATTGATTGGATATGTTCTAGAGAAGTATTGTATTTCATCTGAGCCTGGTGCTGATGTTGTTACATATAATTATAATTTACCGATGACTATCTTTATGTGTTTTGGTATTTTAGCAGTGGTATTTGCAGTACTACTAAAAAATGCGGATCGCAAAAAAGGATATGGATTGGAGCTTCCTAACGATAAGCACTAG
- a CDS encoding DUF4831 family protein codes for MKTCKLLALLMFCSMLTIAAPDRKKGEEVVVPYTNGPVYALPATGIRVYVEATYDEFIPGPYHSFAKELLSIPNVKTKASASWKIEQVRFGSFVTADGSQYHQIKSAAVADIAVNSVGIIKGINGEFDDEVTSLPMTQNEFMPFEPTVIDWNDRSIQEFVEVNDSLPDQWTLLSEKRKAYDAAHTITKLRKRRFHMLASEYETVPPDGKAYEIVVAQLKEIEERYTALFVGKHVVRHRTFVFDVVPNNSQAVAFRFDARKGVVPTTDLSGKPMMLNVVADSNAKAILNKQAGAGSVSPDGIYYRIPCMASVSLMDGTKVLASTTMMVAQEGVRFPMAPNHSQSTPKYKITMDQKSGALKSVVLLEQEKKEED; via the coding sequence GAAAAAAGGGAGAAGAAGTGGTTGTTCCATATACTAATGGACCAGTCTATGCACTTCCTGCTACAGGGATACGTGTGTATGTTGAAGCGACTTATGATGAGTTTATCCCCGGCCCTTATCACTCATTTGCAAAAGAGTTGTTGAGTATTCCGAATGTGAAGACAAAAGCTTCTGCATCTTGGAAAATTGAACAGGTTCGTTTTGGGTCTTTTGTGACTGCGGATGGATCGCAGTATCATCAGATAAAAAGTGCAGCAGTGGCAGATATTGCTGTAAATTCAGTGGGAATTATTAAAGGGATCAATGGAGAATTTGATGATGAGGTGACGTCATTACCTATGACTCAAAACGAATTTATGCCATTTGAACCAACAGTGATAGATTGGAATGATCGTTCGATTCAAGAGTTTGTTGAGGTGAATGATTCTTTGCCTGATCAATGGACGCTTCTTTCTGAAAAGAGAAAGGCATATGATGCAGCCCATACAATTACAAAGTTGAGAAAACGTCGTTTCCATATGTTGGCATCGGAATATGAGACTGTACCGCCAGATGGAAAAGCTTACGAGATTGTAGTTGCTCAATTGAAAGAGATCGAAGAGAGATATACCGCATTATTTGTTGGGAAACATGTCGTACGACATCGTACCTTTGTTTTTGATGTAGTACCTAACAACTCGCAAGCGGTTGCTTTTCGTTTTGATGCGAGAAAAGGGGTTGTTCCTACAACAGATTTATCAGGAAAACCGATGATGTTGAATGTGGTTGCTGATAGTAATGCAAAAGCGATATTAAATAAGCAAGCTGGAGCTGGTTCAGTGTCTCCTGATGGAATTTACTATCGTATTCCATGTATGGCATCTGTAAGTTTGATGGACGGAACGAAAGTTTTGGCATCTACTACAATGATGGTTGCACAGGAAGGAGTTCGTTTCCCTATGGCACCGAATCATAGCCAGTCGACTCCAAAGTATAAGATTACGATGGATCAGAAGAGTGGGGCTTTGAAATCAGTTGTGTTATTGGAGCAAGAGAAAAAAGAAGAAGATTAA